The following is a genomic window from Collimonas fungivorans Ter331.
CCAGCGTACCCCCTCAGCCAGGCTGCTGCTCGCCGCTTCCCTGGCGCTGCAGTTGCTGCTGTTAAGCGCCTGCGCCGACTTTTCCGGCATCGACAAGCAATCCAGATTGACCGATGGCAACTCGCTTTCCGGCGGCGCCACACTGGCCAACCTCAGCCAGACCGCATGGCCGACCGGCGCCTGGTGGCAAAATTATCGCGATCCGCAGCTCGATACCCTGGTGCAGCAAGCCGTGGCCGGCAGCCCCAGCCTGAAGATCGCCCAGGCGCGCATCCGCCAGGCGTCGTCGCTGGCCGGCGTGGCGCGCGCCGCTACCTTGCCCAAGGTCGGCGCCGAAGCGACCAGCACGCGCGGCTTGTATTCCTCCGAATATATCTTCCCGCCGCCGCTGGGCGGCAGCTGGAACTGGGACAATGAAATCACCGTCAAGGCCAGCTACGATCTCGACTTGTGGGACAAGGACCGCAGCGCGCTCGAATCGGCGCTCGATACCGTCCACGTCAGCGCTGCCGAAGCCCGCAGCGCCCAGCTGAACCTGGAAGTGGCGGTAGTGCGCGGCTACCTGCAGCTGGCGACCCAATACGCGCTGCGCGATATCGCCGTCACCACGCTGGCGCAGCAAACCTTGATCGCCAGCTTCGCCCAGCGCCGGCTGGCGGCAGGTCTCGGCACCCGGCTGGAAGTCAGCCAGGCCGAAACCGCGTTGCCGGACGCGCGCGCCAACATCGAAAAAATCGATGAAAACATCGCCCTGCTGCGCAACCAGATTGCAGCCTTGAGCGGCCAAGGCCCCGGCAGCGGCGAAGCAATCCAGCGGCCGCAGCTGGCGGCCCGCCTGGTCGGCGCCGACCACAGCGCGCCGCTGGCTATCGGCTTGCCCGACAATGTGCCGGCGCACCTGGTCGGCCGCCGTCCAGACGTGATTGCGCAACGCTGGCGAGTGGAGGCGATGGACAAGAATATCGATGTCGCCAAGGCCGCGTTTTATCCGGACATCAATATTTCCGCCTTCGTCGGCCTGCAAGCGCTCGGCTTCACCAACTTCCTCAGCGCCTCGTCCGCGGTGCGCGGCGCCGGTCCGGCGATTTCGCTGCCGATTTTTGAAGGCGGCCGCCTGCGCGCCAACCTCGGCGCCCAGACCGCCGCCCTCGACGGCGCCATTGAAAGCTACAACAACACGCTGGTGCAGGCGCTGCAAAGCGTGGCCGACCAGATCATCAGGCTGAAATCACAGCAACAGCAGCGCGCGCAGTCGGAACAGGCGCTGGCGCTGTCGAAGCAATCCTATGACCTGGCCATGCGCGGCTACCAGGCCGGCCTGACTGCCAATATCAATGTGATCCAGACCCAGCTGGTCCTGCTGCAGCAGCAGATACGGGTAGCGCAGATCCGCGCCAGTTACCTCGACAGCTGGGCGCAGCTGATGCAGGCGCTGGGCGGCGGCCTCGGCGACGATTTGCCGCAACCGGCCGATGCGGTCGCGGCGGAAAAATAAGCGGCGCCCATCATGACAATCGTGAACGACGTCGCAAGCAACCGCGAAAGCTGGCCGGACCACCTGAAACATGCCGCCGTCAGCTGGCTGGAAGGCCATGGCCAGAACCTGCTGTATGTCAGCAAGATCCTGCTGGCGACCCTGCTGGCGCTGGGCCTGTCGCTGCTGTTCGACCTGTCCAAGCCGGGCACCGCGATGGTCACCGTGATCATCGTGCTGCAGCCGCGCAGCGGCCTGGTGCTGGCCAAGGGGTTTTACCGTTTCATCGGCACCGCGGTCGGCGTCATCATGTCGATCATCCTGGCCGCCTCGTTTTCGCAGCAGCCGATCCTGTTCCTGGCGGCCGGCGCCTGCTGGCTAGCGTTCTGCACCGCCGGTTCGACCGTCTTCCGCAACTTCCAGTCGTATGCCTTCGTGCTGGCCGGCTACACCCTGGTCATCGTCGGCCTGCCGGCGGCGCTGCAGCCGGACCAGGCTTTCGACATCGCCATGACGCGCCTGAGCGAAGTGATGCTGGGCCTGCTGTGCGCCGGCGTGGTCAGCGACGTGCTGTTTCCCAAGCGCCTGTCCGACGTCCTGCTGCTGACGGTGCGCAAGCGTTTCGCCGATTTCAAGACCTTCATTGCCCTCGATGACGTAGCCCCCAGTTCCCGGCCGGCGCGCGAACGCATGGTGCTGCGCTTTATCGGCGAAGTCATTACGCTGGAAGCGCTGCGCACCTCATCGGTGTTCGAAAGCGCAACCGGCCACCTGCAAAGCTTGCAGCTGCGCCAGCTGAACAACGCCTTCATGACCGCCTCCACCACATTCCATTCGCTCGACCAGCTGTTCGGCCGCCTGCAAAACGGCGGCAAGCAAAGCACGCTGAAAGCCTTGCTGATGGAGTACCAGGCCATCGTGCGCGCCCTCTCCAGCCAGGACCGCACGCTGCTGGCGCAAGTGCGCCGAGGGCTGCCGCAGCGCCTGACAGCCCTGCGCCGCGGCCTGGCGGCGGCCCACAACAGCGCCAGCGATAGCAGCCATATCCTCGATTTCGACTCTGCCACCGAGTTGCTGGCCAGGTTCGCCGATGAGCTGCAGGTCTATGCAAGAATCCATGCCGTCGTGATCCAGGCCGACATGCACATGCCCGACGACGTCCAGCTGCCGGCGCATTATGTAGCACGCACCGACCCGACGCTGGTGGTGACCTCGGCGCTGCGGGCGGCGATCGGCTTCGGCATATCGTCGCTGTTCTGGCTCGAATCGGGCTGGGTGTCGGGCGCCGATGCGGTGGTCATGGCGACGGTCGTCAGCGCCCTGTTTGCCGCCGCGCCCTCTCCCATCAAGATCGTGCGGCAATTCATGATCGGCGGCGCGCTGGGCGGATTTTTTGGTTTCCTGTCGGCCTACTACCTGCAATCGCAAGCCGAAAATTTCACCATGCTGTGCATCGCGCTGGCGCCGTTCATCCTGATCGGCGCCTGGCTCACCACCACCAAGAAATATTCCGGCGTCGGCACCGGCATCCTGCTTTTCTTCTTTTCCTACGCCAGCATCGGCAACAACTACCAGTTCGACATGCTGGCGCTGCTCAACGGCATGGCCGGCGGCCTGATCGGCGTCGCCGTCGCATCGGTCCTGTACCAGATCATCGATCCTTCCGACAGCCGCTGGATCAAGCGCCGCCTGGCCCGTGCCCTGCGGCGCCAGGTGGAGGAAGCCTGCGGCCGGCCGCTGCCAGGTCTGCTGGGACGTTTTGAAAGCGGCACCCGCGACCTGTTGTCGCGTTTTGCCATCACCCACTCGCTGGATAATCCGGATGACCGCGACATCATGACCTGGCTGCTGTCGGTGCTGGAAATCGGCCGCGCCGTCATCCAGCTGCGCCTGGAGATGCTGGCCGTCGCGGACCGCCAGGCGCATGACAAAATCGCACAATGCGTACGCAGCATCGCCTACCTGTTTGCCCGCCCCAGCCAGGTCCGCCTGCGCGCCGCGCTGGATGCCGTGCTGGCGGCGATCGCGGTCTGCAGCGAGCTGCCGGCGGTGCTGGCCAACCTGCACCTGATGCGTGGCGCCATGCTGGAGCGTGTCACCGTGCTGACGCCGGCCGAAACCTCAACCAATACTTCGGAGACTTGACCATGCCGCGCGAAATCGCACTACTCGATGCGCTCATCCCGACCTTGCTGCTGGTGTTCATCGGCTGCCTGTTCCTGCAGATGGCGATCGACTGGATCTTCACCCGCCTCGGCCTGTTCCGTTATGTCTGGCATCCCAGCCTGTTCCGGATCGCCCTGTTCTTTTGTATTTTCGGCGGCGCCGGTTTACTGTTGCACGCCGCCTGATTTGCCATAAAAATTCGCCGTAAAAATTTACCTTTAGGTCGACATGAAATCTTCAAGCATTATAAAAACCCTGCTGCAAGTGGCGATTACGCTGATTGTGGTGCTGATTGCCTTCCTGCTGGTGCGCGCGCTGTGGGACCGCTACATGAATACGCCTTGGACCCGCGACGGCCGGGTACGCGCCGACGTCATCAGCGTTGCTGCCGATGTCTCCGGCATCGTGGTGGCGGTGCCAGTGGTCGACAACAGTTATGTACACAAAGGCGACCTGCTGATGAAGATCGACCCGGCGCGTTATGCGCTGGCGCTGGCGCAAGCCGAAGCGACGGTAGCCGAACGACGCATCGGGCTGAGCACCAAGCAGCGCGACGCGGCACGCCGCGCCAAGCTGGACGGCGACGTGATTTCCAATGAAAACCGGGAAAATTCCAGCGCCGACGCCTCCGCCGCCCAGGCCCAGTACCAGGCCGCCCTGGCAGCGCGCGACAGCGCCAGGCTGAACCTGGACCGCACCGAAATCCGCGCTACCGTAGACGGCTGGATCACCAACCTCAATGTGCATGCCGGCGATTTCGCCCAGGCCGGCACGCCCAAGCTGGCGGTGATCGACGCCAATTCGTTCTGGGTGTACGGTTATTTCGAAGAAAACAAGCTGCCCTTGATGAAGGTCGGCGACGCCGTCGACATGCGCCTGCTCGGCAGCGAGCAACTGATCAACGGCCATATCGACAGCATTTCGCGCGGCATTACCGATCGCGACAATGCGCTGGGCAGCTACGGCCTGGCGAACGTGAATCCCAGCTTCAACTGGGTCCGGCTGGCGCAGCGCGTGCCGGTGCGCATCCATATCGACAAGGTGCCGGACGGCATCACGCTGGCGGCCGGCATGACTTGCACAGTGATCGTCAAACCCGGCGAGCCAAAGCCGCAAAAATGACTGGCGGCCGCTTCCTGTCCTAATCCGCCCGCATCTAGGGCGTAGGGTGGGCAGGTTTTTCTGCCCACGCTGAATTGGCGCGCTCCCGCGTGGGCACAGGGTGCCCACCCTACCAGTTCGTACAAATAAAAAAATGCCGTTCAGGTTTCACTGAACGGCATTACCGCTATGCGCGATTTGTTTCCTGGGAAAAATCCCTGCAACAAGCAAGGATATTTGACTTAAAATCAATAACAATCATCTGCAATGAAAACTGCTGCGGCAAATCCGGTCGGAAGCTGCTTTGCCGTTGCTTCTGTCTTGAAGGTTTGCCGGCCGCCGGATCGCCGGCCGCCGCAACCGCATAAAACCAGGATATCCATATCCACCTTCAGGAGGCACATGAGCGCTGCACCATCACAACATGCCGACCTGAATCCGCCGCCGGCCGCCAAACGCGCGTACCTGGCGGACCTGGTAGCCGGGCTGTCGATCGCCGGCCTGCTGCTGCCGGAGGCGGTCGCCTATTCCAGCATCGCCAACCTGCCGCCGCAGACCGGGGTGATCGCCTTGTTCGCCGGCCTGCTATGCTACGGCCTGTTTGGCAGCAGCCGCTTTGCCATCGTCTCCGCCACCTCTTCCTCGGCCGCGGTGCTGGCGGCGGCCACGGCATCCATGGCAAACGGGGACACCGGCCTGCGCATGACGCTGGCAATCGGGCTGGTGATGGTTACCGGGCTGTTTTTCCTGCTGGCCGGGCTGGCGCGGCTGGGCGGCATCACCGATTTCATCGCCAAGCCGGTATTGCGAGGTTTCGCATTCGGCCTGGCGCTGGTCATCATTCTCAAGCAGTTCGCCGGCGTGGTCGGGGTCCATCCGCTACACAACGACATGACCCGCTTCATCCCCGAGCTGGCGGTGCAGATCGGCAGCTGGAACTGGATCAGCGTCGCCGTGATGGCGGCGGCGCTGGCGTTGCTGTATCTGTTTGCACGCCTGCGTCGGCTGCCGGGCGCGCTGCTGGTGATCGTCATCGGCGTCGCCGCCGGCCAATGGCTGCACCTGACCCAGTATGGCGTCGGCCTGGTCGGCAGCATCCACCTGCAGCTGGCGACGCCGGCGCTGCCGCTGCTGTCGCGCGCTGACTGGCTGCGCCTGGGCGAGCTGGGTTTCGCCATGGGCATGATCCTGTATGCCGAATCGTATGGCGCCATCCGCAGCTTCGCCATCAAGCATGGCGACCCGGTGGCGCCCAACCGCGACCTGCTGGCGCTGGGCGCATCCAACCTGCTGTCCGGCCTGTTCCACGGCATGCCGGTCGGCGCCGGTTATTCCGCCACTTCCGCCAACGAAGCCGCCGGCGCCACCTCGCGCCTGTCGGGCTGGGTGGCGGCGCTGGTGATGCTGGCGATTGTCCTGACCTTGCTGCCGGCGATTGCCCTGACGCCGGAACCGGTGCTGGCGGCAATCGTGATACACGCCGTCGGCCATACCCTCAATCCGGCCATCTTCCGCCCTTACTTCCTGTGGCGCCGCGATCGCCTGGTGGTGATCGCTTCCGTCATCGCCGTGCTGCTGCTGGGCGTGCTGGACGGCTTGCTGGCCTCGATCGCGATCAGCCTGCTGATGATGCTGCGCCAGTTTTCAGAATCGACCATCTCGGTGCTGGGCCAGCTCGGACAAGGCCACGACTATGTCAACCTGCGTACCCACCCGGAAGCGCAGGCGGTGCCCGGGGTCATGATCCTGCGCCCGAACGAACCGCTGTTTTTCGCCAACGCCGAGCGCATCCTGGGCCAGGCGCGCCAGAACATCTTGACGGCGGCAGCGCCGGTGCATACCGTGATCCTCAGCCTGGAAGAATCGCCCGACCTGGACAGCTCCAGCCTGGAAGGCTTGCATGACTTTTTCGTTTTCGCCGGCAGCCGCGGCTTGCGCCTGTTGCTGGCGCGCCTCAAGGATCCGGTCTACGACATCATGAAAAATGCAGTCGCCCCCGGCTTTCCACTGGCGTCCCTGAGCGCGCTGAGCGTAGCGGAAGCGGTGCACCTGGCGCGAGCCGCCCAGCAGGCTGCCAACCAAACTATCGAAACACGACCCGGAGAATGACCATGCGTGCATGCTGGAAAACATTGGCGGCCTCGCTGTGCGCCGCATTGACGATCACTGCCGCGGCGGCAGCGGATGCGGCAGAGATTGCCTTTTCCTCTCAGCGCGATTTCACCGAAATCAGCCTGACCATCAAGGATACCTATAACGCCAACCCGGATTCGGTTGCGCTGGAAATCACGCTCAGCCAGGATGCCCAGCAGCGCATGGCCGCGGCCAGCGGCGCCGCGCTGGAGCAGGACCTGACCGTGCTCATCGATGGCAAGGCGGTCAGCACTTCGCATGTGCAAAGCGTGGTCGATACGCCGCAATTGCGGGTGGCCATGTCGAGGCAGGCTGCCATGGATCTGTTGCCGGCCCTGCTCGGCATGAATGCCGCGGCAAATCCGCAAGGCGGACCGGCGGCGCCGGTGGTGCTGGCGGCGCCCGCAGCGGCCGATACCCATGCGCCCCTGCTCGCTGCCGCGCCATATGTGGTCCAGGCTCATGAGGTGACGCCGCCGTCGGTTGCGGAATCGCCGGCAGAAGCCGCGCCGATGCTGGCGCCCACGGCGCAAGAAGCGGTCCTGGCGGCGGGCGCGCCGCCGGATCTTGCAACGCCTCCCGCGCCAGATCCGGCGCCGGCGGATGCCGTGCCGGCACTGCCGCCTCCTCCGCCGCCACCGCTGGCGATCCCTTCATGGGCGCTGGGAGCCTGGCTGCCGACCAGCGCCACCGCTTCGCCCTATGCCGACATCAACCAGGGCGACCCGGTGGCGATCTACGCCAACGCCGTCGACGCCATCAACTGCAACCGCGCCAGGCTGTCGATACTGGACAGCAGCAATGCACGGGTGCGATTGCAGCTGGCCCCGGACAGCCAGTGCGTGATCTCCGGCGTGCCGGTCGACCGGCTGCAGCTTTCGCCGGCGCTGGAACCCGGCAAGATCGCGATTTCACTTTATAGCCGGCAAGACGACATGAACGGACCGCCATCCAAAGAGAGCATTTATCGCCGCAGATAAGCGGGCTGCCGGGTGGCCCAGCAAACGCCGTTGCGCGCGGGCACGCGGCAACGGCGTTTAAGAATTTCCGATACTATAGCGGATCGATTGGCAAATTAGCAGAATGACATCGCGTACCTGAAACTCATTGCAGCTTTACGAGTCTCAGCCAGGCGGGTGACAGTCATGTGAAATACCACGGTGCTGTAGCGTCTCCGGACTTCTGATCAATCTATTCACGGCCAATATTTATGCAACGCTACACAACCCCCGCCATTGTGCTGCACTGGCTGGTCGCCATCCTTATCGTCGCCACCTTTGCCCTCGGCCTGACCATGGTCGATATCCCGGGCCTGACGCCCACCAAGCTGAAATATTTTTCCTGGCACAAATGGCTGGGCGTGACCGTGCTGGGGCTGGCCTGCGTGCGCCTGCTGTGGCGCAAGACGCAAGGCGCGCCGCCTTATCCGGACAGCATGCAGCCATGGCAGCAGCGCGCCGCGCACGGCCTGCACATCCTCTTGTATATCCTGATTTTTGCGGTGCCGATCTCGGGCTATTTCTACAGCCTGGCCGCCGGCGTGCCGGTGACCTATCTCGGCCTGTTTCCGATGCCGGTGCTGATAGCGCCGAATCCGGACCTGAAACCGGTCCTGAAACTGGTCCATTACACACTCAACATGATCATGCTGGGCGCGGTTTCCCTGCATGTGCTGGCGGCGCTCAAACACCATTTCATCGATCGCGACGGCGTGCTGAAACGCATGCTGCCTTGAACATACCTATCCATCACAAGGAATACTCCATGACACATTTTCTGTTGCGCACCACTGCCCTCGGCCTGCTCGCCCTCGGCGCCGCCCTGCCGGCCATCGCCACTCCCCTGAAACCCGACCTCGCCAAGAGCAACGTCACCATCGTGTTCAAGCAGATGAACGTACCGGTGGAAGCCAAGTTCAAGCAGTTCACGGCGCAGATCGATTTCGACAGCGCTCAGCCTGCAGCCGCCAAAGCCAGCGTCGACATCGCCATCCCGAGCTTCGACCTGGGCGATCCTGAATACAATAAAGAAGTGCTGAAGAAAGAATGGTTCAACGCTGCCCAGTTCGCCAAGGCCAGTTTTGTCGCCAGCTCGATCAAAGCCAGCGCAGGCGCGCCGGCCGGCAGCAAATACGACGTCGCCGGCAAGCTGACCATCAAGGGCAAGACCACCGATGTCAGCTTCCCGCTGAGCGTCAAGAAAGAAGGCGGCGCCCAAGTCTTCGACGGCAGCCTGCCGATCAAGCGCCTCACCTACAATATCGGTGAAGGCGAGTGGAAAGACACCAGCATGGTAGCTGACGAAATCGTCATCAAGTTTCACCTCGTAGCAAACTAACAGCGTATTTTTCTCTCATCCAAAGGGTAATCAATAATGAAACTGAAACTCATCATCGCCTCTTTGCTGGCGGCCAGCGCAGCCAGTGCATTCGCCGCGGCCGACACTTACACCATCGACCCCAACCATACTTACCCGAGCTTCACCGCCGACCACATGGGCATCTCCTTCTGGCGCGGGAAATTCGAA
Proteins encoded in this region:
- a CDS encoding efflux transporter outer membrane subunit, yielding MRSYPVFQRTPSARLLLAASLALQLLLLSACADFSGIDKQSRLTDGNSLSGGATLANLSQTAWPTGAWWQNYRDPQLDTLVQQAVAGSPSLKIAQARIRQASSLAGVARAATLPKVGAEATSTRGLYSSEYIFPPPLGGSWNWDNEITVKASYDLDLWDKDRSALESALDTVHVSAAEARSAQLNLEVAVVRGYLQLATQYALRDIAVTTLAQQTLIASFAQRRLAAGLGTRLEVSQAETALPDARANIEKIDENIALLRNQIAALSGQGPGSGEAIQRPQLAARLVGADHSAPLAIGLPDNVPAHLVGRRPDVIAQRWRVEAMDKNIDVAKAAFYPDINISAFVGLQALGFTNFLSASSAVRGAGPAISLPIFEGGRLRANLGAQTAALDGAIESYNNTLVQALQSVADQIIRLKSQQQQRAQSEQALALSKQSYDLAMRGYQAGLTANINVIQTQLVLLQQQIRVAQIRASYLDSWAQLMQALGGGLGDDLPQPADAVAAEK
- a CDS encoding FUSC family protein — translated: MTIVNDVASNRESWPDHLKHAAVSWLEGHGQNLLYVSKILLATLLALGLSLLFDLSKPGTAMVTVIIVLQPRSGLVLAKGFYRFIGTAVGVIMSIILAASFSQQPILFLAAGACWLAFCTAGSTVFRNFQSYAFVLAGYTLVIVGLPAALQPDQAFDIAMTRLSEVMLGLLCAGVVSDVLFPKRLSDVLLLTVRKRFADFKTFIALDDVAPSSRPARERMVLRFIGEVITLEALRTSSVFESATGHLQSLQLRQLNNAFMTASTTFHSLDQLFGRLQNGGKQSTLKALLMEYQAIVRALSSQDRTLLAQVRRGLPQRLTALRRGLAAAHNSASDSSHILDFDSATELLARFADELQVYARIHAVVIQADMHMPDDVQLPAHYVARTDPTLVVTSALRAAIGFGISSLFWLESGWVSGADAVVMATVVSALFAAAPSPIKIVRQFMIGGALGGFFGFLSAYYLQSQAENFTMLCIALAPFILIGAWLTTTKKYSGVGTGILLFFFSYASIGNNYQFDMLALLNGMAGGLIGVAVASVLYQIIDPSDSRWIKRRLARALRRQVEEACGRPLPGLLGRFESGTRDLLSRFAITHSLDNPDDRDIMTWLLSVLEIGRAVIQLRLEMLAVADRQAHDKIAQCVRSIAYLFARPSQVRLRAALDAVLAAIAVCSELPAVLANLHLMRGAMLERVTVLTPAETSTNTSET
- a CDS encoding DUF1656 domain-containing protein; translation: MPREIALLDALIPTLLLVFIGCLFLQMAIDWIFTRLGLFRYVWHPSLFRIALFFCIFGGAGLLLHAA
- a CDS encoding efflux RND transporter periplasmic adaptor subunit — its product is MKSSSIIKTLLQVAITLIVVLIAFLLVRALWDRYMNTPWTRDGRVRADVISVAADVSGIVVAVPVVDNSYVHKGDLLMKIDPARYALALAQAEATVAERRIGLSTKQRDAARRAKLDGDVISNENRENSSADASAAQAQYQAALAARDSARLNLDRTEIRATVDGWITNLNVHAGDFAQAGTPKLAVIDANSFWVYGYFEENKLPLMKVGDAVDMRLLGSEQLINGHIDSISRGITDRDNALGSYGLANVNPSFNWVRLAQRVPVRIHIDKVPDGITLAAGMTCTVIVKPGEPKPQK
- a CDS encoding SulP family inorganic anion transporter, with translation MSAAPSQHADLNPPPAAKRAYLADLVAGLSIAGLLLPEAVAYSSIANLPPQTGVIALFAGLLCYGLFGSSRFAIVSATSSSAAVLAAATASMANGDTGLRMTLAIGLVMVTGLFFLLAGLARLGGITDFIAKPVLRGFAFGLALVIILKQFAGVVGVHPLHNDMTRFIPELAVQIGSWNWISVAVMAAALALLYLFARLRRLPGALLVIVIGVAAGQWLHLTQYGVGLVGSIHLQLATPALPLLSRADWLRLGELGFAMGMILYAESYGAIRSFAIKHGDPVAPNRDLLALGASNLLSGLFHGMPVGAGYSATSANEAAGATSRLSGWVAALVMLAIVLTLLPAIALTPEPVLAAIVIHAVGHTLNPAIFRPYFLWRRDRLVVIASVIAVLLLGVLDGLLASIAISLLMMLRQFSESTISVLGQLGQGHDYVNLRTHPEAQAVPGVMILRPNEPLFFANAERILGQARQNILTAAAPVHTVILSLEESPDLDSSSLEGLHDFFVFAGSRGLRLLLARLKDPVYDIMKNAVAPGFPLASLSALSVAEAVHLARAAQQAANQTIETRPGE
- a CDS encoding cytochrome b, producing MQRYTTPAIVLHWLVAILIVATFALGLTMVDIPGLTPTKLKYFSWHKWLGVTVLGLACVRLLWRKTQGAPPYPDSMQPWQQRAAHGLHILLYILIFAVPISGYFYSLAAGVPVTYLGLFPMPVLIAPNPDLKPVLKLVHYTLNMIMLGAVSLHVLAALKHHFIDRDGVLKRMLP
- a CDS encoding YceI family protein → MTHFLLRTTALGLLALGAALPAIATPLKPDLAKSNVTIVFKQMNVPVEAKFKQFTAQIDFDSAQPAAAKASVDIAIPSFDLGDPEYNKEVLKKEWFNAAQFAKASFVASSIKASAGAPAGSKYDVAGKLTIKGKTTDVSFPLSVKKEGGAQVFDGSLPIKRLTYNIGEGEWKDTSMVADEIVIKFHLVAN